From a region of the Candidatus Methylomirabilis limnetica genome:
- the ispF gene encoding 2-C-methyl-D-erythritol 2,4-cyclodiphosphate synthase, giving the protein MTVGIGFDTHPLVPGRRLVLGGVEIPFDQGLEGHSDADALAHAVIDAILGAACAGDIGSCFGTDDPQYKDVSSLLLLREAFQRVQALGYTVSNIDATIIAEAPRLAPYIAQMRANLAESIGTPVEGVSVKAATANRVGALGAGHGIACLAIASLQRHQIRP; this is encoded by the coding sequence ATGACAGTTGGCATCGGGTTCGACACGCACCCATTAGTGCCCGGTCGGCGCCTTGTCCTGGGTGGGGTGGAGATCCCATTCGATCAAGGCCTTGAGGGCCACTCGGATGCGGATGCCCTGGCCCATGCGGTGATCGACGCCATACTTGGTGCGGCGTGCGCCGGCGATATCGGATCCTGCTTTGGGACGGACGATCCTCAATATAAGGATGTATCGAGCCTCCTACTCCTCAGGGAGGCCTTCCAGCGAGTGCAGGCCCTTGGCTATACGGTGAGTAATATCGATGCGACCATCATCGCAGAAGCCCCAAGGCTTGCGCCGTACATTGCGCAGATGCGGGCCAACCTCGCAGAAAGCATCGGAACCCCGGTCGAGGGAGTGAGCGTCAAGGCGGCGACGGCAAATCGAGTAGGCGCGCTTGGGGCAGGGCACGGTATTGCCTGTCTCGCCATTGCGTCCCTCCAGCGCCATCAGATACGGCCGTAG
- the ispD gene encoding 2-C-methyl-D-erythritol 4-phosphate cytidylyltransferase yields the protein MHVTAIIPAAGAGVRFGGAVKKQFIALDGLPILSHTLRALAASKALSAIIVVVPPGEELRGRKALELARIDLETEVVPGGQARQDSVYIGLQRAKAETDLVLIHDGVRPFVSREVVLATIEAAKEWGAAIAAVPVIDTIKRVDTDGFVVETLQREQLWAVQTPQVFRYALLMRAHRAIREGGIVATDDAALVERIGGMVKVVRGSYENLKITSEEDLPLADLILKRWMVQ from the coding sequence ATGCATGTGACTGCAATTATTCCCGCGGCTGGAGCGGGGGTCCGATTCGGGGGAGCGGTCAAGAAACAGTTTATCGCGCTGGATGGTCTTCCGATACTCAGCCACACATTGCGAGCGCTTGCGGCATCCAAGGCGCTTTCGGCTATCATCGTTGTGGTTCCTCCCGGGGAAGAGTTAAGAGGTCGAAAGGCGCTGGAGCTGGCTAGAATTGATCTAGAGACGGAGGTGGTCCCAGGGGGACAGGCACGGCAGGATTCAGTCTACATCGGTTTACAGAGGGCGAAGGCGGAGACGGATCTCGTATTGATCCACGACGGCGTTCGCCCTTTCGTTTCGCGTGAGGTTGTGCTGGCCACCATAGAGGCTGCTAAAGAATGGGGTGCGGCGATCGCGGCCGTGCCCGTTATTGATACCATTAAGCGAGTAGACACCGACGGCTTCGTGGTAGAGACGCTGCAGAGGGAGCAGCTCTGGGCGGTCCAGACTCCTCAGGTCTTCCGTTACGCACTCTTGATGCGGGCTCACCGGGCGATCCGGGAAGGCGGGATTGTTGCCACCGATGATGCCGCGCTGGTGGAGCGAATAGGGGGAATGGTCAAGGTTGTGAGAGGAAGTTACGAGAACCTCAAGATTACGAGCGAAGAGGATTTACCCCTCGCCGATCTGATCCTGAAGCGGTGGATGGTCCAATGA
- a CDS encoding PIN/TRAM domain-containing protein has product MNTPRVGLSASIGGAAIGFFVAFQAATAYNHWLFGLIGGLAGLILGASCGLAVMVLQRKFHQASLQAIVSGIIGFALGLGLAEFLFSAISSFLDFLPTPAAMIMRIIVTLGAAYMGAAIAIEKSRGFSVLGLVRIFKEKPLGKSYKILDTSVIIDGRIADICETGFIDGTLLVPQFVLRELQQVADSSDPLKRNRGRRGLDILQKMQKHVDAHIEISDVDFPEIREVDAKLVALAKTCNAKIVTNDFNLNKVAGLHGIGVLNINELTNALKPVVLPGEEMQVYVLKEGKEYNQGIAYLDDGTMVVVDSGRRYIGQTVDVRVTTVLPTTAGRMIFSRLKEEAEAA; this is encoded by the coding sequence TTGAACACCCCTCGCGTTGGTCTCTCGGCCAGTATTGGAGGGGCGGCCATCGGATTCTTTGTAGCCTTCCAGGCCGCCACAGCTTACAACCATTGGCTGTTTGGGTTGATCGGTGGGCTGGCCGGCCTCATTCTAGGGGCCTCGTGCGGCCTTGCTGTGATGGTCCTTCAGCGAAAGTTTCATCAGGCTTCCTTGCAAGCCATCGTCAGTGGAATCATCGGGTTTGCCTTGGGTCTTGGTTTGGCCGAATTCTTATTTAGTGCTATCTCCAGCTTTCTGGACTTTCTTCCTACACCCGCCGCTATGATCATGCGGATCATTGTCACTCTCGGGGCTGCGTACATGGGGGCTGCCATCGCGATCGAGAAGAGCCGAGGGTTTAGCGTGTTGGGTCTGGTTCGGATTTTCAAGGAAAAGCCGCTAGGTAAGAGCTATAAGATTCTTGATACCTCGGTGATTATTGATGGCCGCATTGCTGACATCTGCGAGACGGGATTTATTGATGGGACGCTTCTCGTCCCTCAGTTTGTCCTGCGGGAGTTGCAGCAGGTTGCCGACTCATCGGATCCGCTGAAGCGAAACCGTGGCCGTCGTGGCCTGGATATTTTGCAAAAGATGCAGAAGCATGTCGATGCGCATATCGAGATCAGCGATGTGGACTTCCCGGAGATTCGTGAGGTGGACGCGAAATTGGTCGCACTAGCTAAGACCTGTAATGCCAAGATCGTGACAAACGATTTCAATCTGAATAAGGTGGCAGGGCTGCACGGTATCGGGGTGTTAAACATCAACGAGTTGACCAATGCGCTAAAACCTGTTGTCCTTCCTGGTGAGGAAATGCAGGTCTACGTTCTTAAAGAAGGCAAGGAGTACAACCAAGGCATTGCCTACCTTGATGATGGGACGATGGTGGTAGTCGATAGCGGCCGTCGATATATCGGCCAGACTGTCGATGTACGCGTCACCACTGTGCTTCCGACGACCGCGGGGCGTATGATCTTCTCACGCCTGAAGGAAGAGGCCGAAGCCGCTTAG
- a CDS encoding CarD family transcriptional regulator: MMYSTGTKVVYPTHGVGLIEAIEKKEAAGGLQSFYVVRIIGNGMTILVPTKNAERVGLREVIEPSEIPKVLAILKKNNLEISSNWNRRFKDNLERIRTGSLFEVALVLRKLIVLQKERSLSFGEKTMLENVRRLMVNEISHASGIDQEGARALVEQAVGNH; the protein is encoded by the coding sequence ATGATGTATAGTACCGGGACAAAAGTAGTCTATCCCACCCATGGAGTTGGGTTGATTGAAGCCATCGAAAAAAAAGAGGCTGCAGGTGGGCTGCAGTCTTTCTACGTAGTTCGCATCATCGGGAACGGAATGACTATTCTGGTTCCTACCAAGAACGCCGAACGGGTCGGCCTCCGAGAGGTCATCGAACCGTCGGAGATCCCAAAGGTTCTGGCCATTTTGAAGAAAAATAATCTGGAAATCAGTTCGAATTGGAACCGCCGGTTTAAGGATAACTTAGAGCGGATCAGGACAGGATCGCTCTTTGAGGTCGCTCTGGTTCTGCGAAAGTTGATTGTGCTTCAGAAGGAACGGAGCCTATCGTTCGGCGAGAAAACGATGTTGGAAAATGTCCGAAGGTTAATGGTCAACGAGATTTCGCACGCATCCGGGATTGATCAGGAGGGAGCAAGAGCGCTCGTTGAGCAGGCGGTGGGTAACCACTGA
- the radA gene encoding DNA repair protein RadA: MAKSLSHYLCQSCGYQTARWMGRCPDCGEWGGLLEERAASERRSARGDGVSSVLHLATPITTVDISTLHRVSTGLAELDRVLGGGIVPGSFVLLSGDPGIGKSTLLLQASMQIAQGEGIVLYVSGEESLQQTRSRASRLGPLSDRLLLLAETSLQVILDQTDRIRPTILVIDSIQTIASEELESPPGSFSQVREAAVRLMALAKKKGISTIVIGHITKEGAIAGPKTMEHLVDAVVFMEGEGHQIHRLLRAVKNRFGPTPEVGVLEMTAAGLQELANPSEVFLSQRPSGASGSVVIPTLEGSRPLLVELQALVAAPSTAIPRRVFNGVDSNRGVLLLAVLEKRLGLPLSACDVYVNVVGGVRVGETAADLGMAAAILSSARNLLLDPGLCVFGEIGLAGEVRAVPMAEQRLEEAARLGLSHCLMPRHNLDRIQSDFSSLRVSGLRTLEELTERLET, encoded by the coding sequence ATGGCTAAAAGCCTGAGTCATTACCTCTGTCAGAGTTGCGGCTATCAGACCGCTCGCTGGATGGGTCGATGCCCCGACTGTGGAGAGTGGGGAGGCCTGTTGGAGGAGCGCGCTGCGAGCGAGCGGCGTAGCGCCCGTGGCGACGGGGTGTCCTCGGTTCTACATCTTGCGACACCGATCACTACCGTAGATATCAGTACACTCCACCGGGTGAGCACCGGTCTGGCAGAGTTGGATCGGGTGCTGGGGGGTGGGATCGTTCCGGGCTCGTTCGTGCTCTTGAGCGGTGATCCGGGGATAGGGAAGTCAACCCTGCTCCTTCAGGCATCAATGCAGATCGCGCAGGGGGAGGGGATAGTCCTGTATGTCTCGGGCGAGGAATCGCTTCAGCAGACCAGATCCAGGGCGAGCCGGCTGGGCCCCCTCTCCGATCGTCTTCTACTTCTCGCTGAGACCTCCCTTCAGGTCATTCTGGATCAGACCGATCGAATTCGACCAACCATCCTGGTGATCGATTCCATCCAGACTATAGCCTCGGAAGAACTGGAGTCCCCCCCAGGTAGTTTCAGCCAGGTTCGCGAAGCTGCGGTTCGGCTGATGGCGCTGGCCAAGAAGAAGGGGATCAGTACCATTGTCATCGGCCATATCACGAAGGAAGGGGCCATCGCGGGTCCGAAGACGATGGAGCACCTCGTAGACGCAGTCGTGTTCATGGAGGGGGAGGGGCATCAGATCCATCGCCTGCTGCGAGCCGTGAAGAATCGTTTTGGCCCTACTCCAGAGGTCGGTGTACTCGAGATGACGGCGGCCGGACTGCAAGAACTCGCAAACCCGTCGGAGGTCTTTCTCTCCCAGCGCCCATCGGGGGCGTCGGGCTCAGTTGTCATTCCGACTCTGGAGGGGAGTCGGCCACTTCTCGTGGAGCTACAGGCGTTGGTGGCGGCGCCAAGCACTGCAATTCCCAGGCGGGTGTTCAATGGGGTGGACAGCAACCGAGGCGTCCTGCTGCTGGCTGTACTGGAAAAGCGGCTCGGTCTGCCGCTCAGCGCGTGCGATGTCTATGTAAACGTTGTGGGGGGCGTCAGAGTAGGAGAGACCGCCGCCGACCTTGGCATGGCTGCGGCGATCCTCTCAAGCGCCAGGAACCTTCTGCTCGACCCTGGGCTCTGCGTGTTTGGTGAGATCGGTCTGGCAGGTGAGGTGCGGGCGGTGCCGATGGCGGAGCAACGGCTCGAGGAGGCCGCCCGCCTGGGGTTGTCCCATTGTTTGATGCCCCGGCACAACCTCGATCGGATCCAGTCTGACTTTTCCTCTTTACGGGTTAGTGGGCTACGCACCCTGGAGGAGTTGACGGAGAGGCTGGAGACATAG
- the dnaB gene encoding replicative DNA helicase, giving the protein MGQRIMRESTLDRRERAGERVPPQNLEAEMSVLGAILQSNEAFLKCLEILRPEHFYRDAHRKIFAAASALFGGGEPVDLITITNELRRRGELDEVGSAAFLASLVEAVPTSANVTYHARIIRDKALLRQLIDVATDIVGLGFAGQDEADQVLEQAEQQIFELAEDRVRRSFLPLKSILKDAFEQVEKLFDKKTQVTGVPTGFSDLDMKTAGFQPSELIIIAGRPGMGKTAFALNIARNAAIDERIPVGIFSLEMSKEQVVQRLLSSEAEVDSNRIRTGWLRESDWPKLTNAAGHLSEAPIFIDDSATISAIELRAKARRLKAEHNIGMVVIDYLQLISGRSRSENRQQEVSEICRSLKAMAKELKVPVVALSQLARRTEERERPQLSDLRESGAIEQDSDVVIFLYRPGYYQVRKAGGSDPERDTKTEVIIAKQRNGPTGTVEMAFLREYVKFGALDLVHQGPDEAEEI; this is encoded by the coding sequence ATGGGGCAACGAATCATGCGGGAGTCGACTCTCGATCGGCGTGAGAGGGCCGGGGAGCGGGTTCCGCCGCAGAACCTGGAGGCCGAGATGTCGGTCCTCGGGGCGATCTTGCAGAGCAACGAGGCCTTCCTGAAGTGCCTTGAGATACTGCGACCCGAGCACTTCTATCGGGACGCTCATCGTAAGATCTTCGCCGCAGCCTCCGCACTATTTGGGGGGGGCGAGCCGGTCGATCTCATCACCATCACCAATGAGCTTCGCCGCCGCGGCGAGCTTGATGAGGTGGGCTCTGCGGCCTTCCTCGCCTCACTGGTGGAGGCCGTCCCCACCTCCGCGAACGTTACCTACCATGCGCGGATCATTCGGGACAAGGCGCTTCTGCGTCAGTTGATCGATGTAGCCACCGACATCGTAGGGCTCGGCTTCGCCGGCCAGGACGAGGCGGACCAGGTACTTGAACAAGCCGAGCAGCAGATTTTCGAGCTAGCGGAGGATCGGGTACGGCGATCCTTCCTCCCGTTGAAGTCGATTCTGAAGGATGCCTTTGAACAGGTAGAGAAGTTATTTGACAAGAAGACGCAGGTCACCGGGGTGCCCACTGGATTTTCAGATCTCGACATGAAAACCGCCGGCTTTCAGCCGTCAGAACTCATCATCATCGCGGGCCGCCCCGGGATGGGCAAAACGGCCTTTGCTCTCAATATCGCGAGAAACGCCGCCATCGATGAACGGATACCTGTCGGGATCTTCAGCCTGGAAATGTCGAAGGAACAGGTGGTTCAGCGACTGCTCTCCTCCGAGGCCGAGGTCGACTCCAACAGGATCAGGACAGGGTGGTTGCGTGAGAGCGACTGGCCAAAGCTGACCAACGCGGCCGGCCATCTCTCAGAGGCGCCTATCTTTATTGATGACTCAGCCACCATCTCTGCCATCGAATTGCGGGCGAAGGCGCGGAGGCTGAAAGCCGAGCATAACATCGGGATGGTGGTGATTGACTATCTCCAGCTTATCTCAGGTCGCTCCCGGTCCGAGAATCGCCAGCAGGAGGTCTCAGAGATCTGTCGGAGCCTGAAGGCGATGGCCAAGGAGCTGAAGGTCCCGGTGGTAGCGCTGTCACAGCTCGCGCGGAGAACCGAGGAGCGGGAGCGCCCACAGCTATCGGACCTCCGGGAATCCGGGGCCATTGAGCAGGACTCGGATGTCGTGATCTTCCTATACCGGCCTGGCTACTATCAGGTTAGAAAGGCTGGTGGCTCAGATCCGGAGCGGGACACCAAGACCGAGGTCATTATCGCCAAGCAACGGAACGGCCCTACCGGGACCGTGGAGATGGCCTTCCTCAGGGAGTACGTCAAGTTCGGCGCTCTTGACCTCGTCCATCAAGGGCCGGATGAAGCAGAGGAAATATGA
- the rplI gene encoding 50S ribosomal protein L9 yields MKLILLERVEKVGSAGDQVDVAAGFARNFLIPQRKAVAATSANIKSLDHLLRQNTGREEGLRHAAETMAGRITELHCVLKRRGGEQDRLFGSVTNQDICAALATHGLEVDRRKILLQEPIKALGSYTISIRLHPEVVAELRLTVEHTES; encoded by the coding sequence ATGAAGCTTATTCTCTTGGAACGGGTGGAAAAGGTGGGATCTGCTGGTGACCAGGTAGATGTGGCGGCTGGCTTCGCACGGAATTTCCTGATCCCGCAGCGCAAGGCGGTGGCGGCGACATCCGCGAACATCAAGTCGCTGGATCACCTGCTGCGGCAGAACACGGGGCGCGAGGAGGGGCTTCGTCATGCGGCGGAGACGATGGCGGGTCGGATCACAGAGCTCCACTGCGTGCTTAAGCGCCGGGGTGGCGAGCAGGATCGGCTCTTCGGTTCTGTCACCAACCAGGATATCTGCGCCGCCCTGGCTACCCATGGACTTGAGGTAGATCGGCGAAAGATCCTACTGCAGGAACCGATCAAGGCTCTTGGCAGTTACACCATCTCCATCCGCTTACATCCCGAGGTTGTTGCCGAACTCAGGCTCACGGTGGAGCACACGGAGAGCTAA
- a CDS encoding DUF2232 domain-containing protein: MKEGSVKTLGQGAALCLASLMLALAGGTIPIIGIFFGLLTPLPLILLSLKRGRVVALLGVLTVGFCLAGLLGSGYAWIFYIEFGLPAIVLAEAIRRQWAPEISVAAGSLTVLVGGLGGLLILSWSAGGSLLDLLRHRLDIAVREAVALYSKMGVSPEEVETLFRSGEEVRHFLLTTSPGLFMTAALLSTSANFFLARRRSAHAAASGDSKPGFVWRVPDSLVWVFIGSAALLLSGLPIAKEIGLNGLLVMMTLYFLQGLAIATFWVRRLQLSPLVGILGVVLLLLQPLLLLLLTLVGLFDIWVVFRRHSLPRLPGA, encoded by the coding sequence ATGAAGGAGGGGTCGGTCAAGACGTTAGGACAGGGCGCGGCCCTCTGCCTCGCGTCTCTCATGCTCGCACTGGCTGGCGGGACGATTCCGATTATCGGGATCTTTTTCGGCCTGCTGACTCCACTGCCGCTTATTCTCCTGTCCTTGAAACGAGGCCGAGTCGTCGCCCTGCTTGGAGTGCTTACCGTGGGGTTCTGCCTCGCCGGCCTTCTGGGTTCAGGATACGCCTGGATATTCTACATTGAATTTGGCCTGCCTGCGATTGTACTGGCGGAGGCTATCCGCCGCCAGTGGGCCCCGGAGATATCGGTGGCCGCAGGGAGTCTGACCGTCCTCGTAGGCGGCCTGGGCGGCCTCTTAATCCTGTCTTGGAGTGCAGGCGGCTCTTTGCTGGATCTCCTGAGGCATCGACTCGACATCGCCGTGCGAGAAGCGGTGGCGCTGTACAGCAAGATGGGCGTTTCTCCGGAAGAGGTTGAGACGCTGTTCAGGTCGGGCGAAGAGGTGCGACACTTTCTGCTCACGACCTCACCTGGCCTCTTCATGACGGCGGCGCTACTCAGCACCTCAGCCAACTTCTTCCTGGCAAGGAGAAGATCGGCTCATGCCGCTGCATCCGGTGATTCGAAGCCGGGGTTTGTCTGGAGAGTTCCGGACTCGCTGGTGTGGGTGTTCATCGGATCTGCCGCCTTATTGCTGAGTGGCCTGCCGATTGCGAAAGAGATCGGTCTCAACGGGCTACTCGTCATGATGACGCTGTATTTTCTGCAGGGTCTGGCGATTGCCACTTTCTGGGTCAGGAGGTTACAGCTTTCGCCGTTGGTGGGGATTTTGGGTGTCGTGCTGTTGCTTCTTCAACCCCTGCTGTTGCTTCTTTTGACATTGGTTGGGCTATTCGATATCTGGGTTGTTTTTCGTCGGCATTCGCTTCCGAGGCTCCCTGGCGCATAG
- the rpsR gene encoding 30S ribosomal protein S18, giving the protein MLKKRRSFRRQKVCKWCVDKIEAVDFKDAKRLRNFITDRGKIIPRRISGSCASHQRQVGGAIKRARSIALLPFAADLA; this is encoded by the coding sequence ATGCTGAAAAAGAGGCGAAGCTTTCGGAGGCAAAAGGTCTGCAAGTGGTGCGTTGATAAGATCGAGGCGGTCGATTTCAAGGACGCCAAGAGACTCAGAAACTTTATTACGGATCGAGGGAAGATCATTCCGCGCCGGATTTCCGGTAGCTGCGCGAGTCATCAGCGCCAGGTGGGCGGAGCCATCAAGAGGGCTCGCAGTATCGCATTGCTTCCCTTTGCCGCCGATCTGGCCTGA
- a CDS encoding single-stranded DNA-binding protein, with translation MVSFNKVILLGNLTRDPELRHTPAGMAVCNFDLAVNRSFTAKGGERREEVCFITVVVWDKQAQSCVEFLSKGRQALVEGRLQQRSWDTPDGQKRSKYEVVAERVQFIGGRKDAAVSDEEPPLSTHALSGDRTGEEEVPF, from the coding sequence ATGGTGAGCTTCAATAAAGTGATTTTGCTGGGAAACTTGACACGGGACCCGGAACTTCGACATACGCCGGCCGGCATGGCCGTGTGTAACTTTGATCTGGCGGTTAATCGCTCTTTTACAGCGAAAGGTGGGGAGCGGCGAGAGGAGGTCTGTTTCATTACAGTAGTGGTATGGGATAAGCAGGCGCAGTCCTGCGTCGAGTTTCTGAGTAAGGGGCGTCAGGCACTGGTCGAAGGTCGGCTTCAGCAACGGTCATGGGATACGCCAGATGGCCAGAAGCGGAGCAAATATGAGGTGGTTGCAGAGAGGGTGCAATTTATCGGTGGGCGAAAGGACGCAGCGGTCTCCGATGAGGAACCGCCCCTGTCCACGCATGCTTTAAGCGGGGATCGGACCGGCGAGGAGGAGGTACCATTTTGA